The DNA window TACATCCTTATGAATCCAGCGAACATTCCCAGTGGATAGATCATAGGCTACCACCAATTCTTCCTGGCCATTCTGCTCTTGTGTAATTGCATAATCGCCTACGACTGCAAATCCTGACCAACCAGCCCCAACTTGTCTTCGCCAAATTAAAGTCGGTGGGTTTGTCGCCCAGTCTCTATCCAAATTCAGGTCTGGAATAATCGCATTTCTATCCGGCCCGAGGAATTGAGGAAAATTGTATGTCAAGCCTTTTATAGCAGCACTTTCCGCCGTCGTGTCCTTATAATCAATTATCTTCTTATCAGTGGGTTCACCGGCTATCTTTGACCACCGCCATTCTAAAACCGGGACAACATCACCGGAGACGCCGCGGAAATCCAGTAATAAAACAGAAGTCAGGATACTAAGCACAAACAAACCAAAAATCACGAACCGGATTTTACGCACTATCCGTGCAAAAAAAAGCGCCCAAATTAATAGAAATAAGGAAGTTAAAATTAATACTGGACCAGTCGTTAAAATTTGTACCTGCCTGCTAGAAGCCTCTGACGACCATACCCAAATCAAGATGACTATTGCCAATAAAGTTATTACAATAGCCGGCCACCAGCGAATGGACTGTTTCTTTTTCATCTCTTTTTTCAATGAAATAGACATAAAACCCATATTATTTTAAAGTATTTTTACTGAATTTAATCCAAAAATAATAACCATTTTTTGAAGATTACGCAAGAAATAATTTTTACTGGTAGGAAATTTTGAGAATTGTATGATCATTATACGATTTGGCATTTGATGAAATCGATATAATTGGACAACCAATTGACTACCAAAATATCGAAGTATTTCGTTTCGTTAATTTCAATATCACAATTTTACAACAAGAACTTCTCTGCTAAACGACAACTCAATCAATCCCTGGCAATTGCTTTATCTTATACCGTTCTGTAAGTAATCAACAAATAATTGAAGTAGAAAAAAGAATCGCCACAACCCAGGGAAATGGGATGTGGCGATTATCTGACCGGTACCCCTCGTATTTTATTTGTGGTTCTCTAAGTAAGGTACTTTCTACGGAAAAATCCCCATCTCCATGTACACCAATGCAATCTTATCAATCGCACAAATGAATGTTGCCATACGGAGATCTATCTCATTATTATGATCTTCTTTTATCCGTCTAATTTCAGCATAGGCATTTATCATGGTTTCTTCCAAACCGGAATTGACCAAATCAGCTTCACCAGCACCTTGTGCCAGCGATTTCAATTCATCATCTGAAAAATATTTGCCGGAAACTCTTTCCATAGCCTTTAATAATTGAAGTTGTGTTTTTTCCTCGAAACGTTTTTCCATTCGGCCGAATCTTACATGGGATAAGTTTTTGAGCCATTCAAAATAGGAAACCGTTACACCGCCTGCATTCAAAAAAGTATCGGGTATAATCATAACGTTTCTTTCTTTTAGCATTTCATGAGCTTCACTTGTAATGGGTCCATTTGCAGCTTCCGCAATAATTTTTGCCTTTATTTTAGATGCATTCTCTTCTGTAATCTGATTTTCCAGAGCAGCTGGGACCAGAATATCACATTCCATTTCCAGAACTTTAATCGAAGGTATAATATTTTTAGCGCCCGGGAAATCCAATAACGAACCGGTTTCTTTGCGCAGTTGAAACACACTTTCCACATCAAGCCCATCCGCATTAAAAATGGCTCCTTCATATTCAGCGATTCCAGTGATAGTTGCACCACCTTCTTGCAGGAATTTCGCAGCATGATAGCCGACATTCCCCAACCCTTGCACAATAACTCGTTTGTCTCCCAACCCGGGTTTAAGTCCTAAATACGTCATGTCTTCTACATGCTCACAAGCTTCCCGGATGCCAAAATAGGCCCCTCGCCCTGTTGCTTCAATACGGCCATGAATCCCGCCCTGAGCAAGAGGCTTACCTGTAACGCAAGCTAGAGAATCTAATCTACCGCCAGTTAAGGCGCTATAAGTATCAGCAATCCATGCCATTTCTTTCGGTCCCGTGCCATAATCCGGTGCAGGCACATCAATTCCGGCGCCAATAAAATTTTTGCGAACTAATTCATACACATACCTTCTGGTGATCCTTTCAATTTCATTTTCCGAATAAAACCTGCGATCAATTTTAATTCCACCTTTTGCACCGCCAAACGGAACATCAACAATCGCGCATTTATAAGTCATGAGCGCTGCTAAGGCTTTAACCTCATCTTCATTCACTTCAATACTATATCGAATTCCTCCCTTAACCGGTAATTTGTGTTGGCTATGCTCAGCCCGCCATGCGTGGATTGTTTCAATGGAGCCATCATCACGCTTTAATGGAAAAGAAATATGGTATATACCGTTGCACATTTTTATTTGTTTTAGTAATCCAGGTGCATGTTTTGTTAAAACAGCTGCCTTATCAAAGTTCCGGTTCACTTGTGCGAAAAAACTTATTTTATGCGCCATAGTCCTGATTCTCCAATTGTATTTTCTAGTGATTGATTGGTTCAATGAAGTTTCTGATGAATCAATTTCATCACATCAATTTTTTTTGCATTAGGCGTATCTTGTCCCTCAATAACAATCCCACGATTCGCCAATTTATCAAGGCAATGGATGTCATTGTTATCCAAAAAAATGTAATCGTTTAGTTCCTTTTTTTGGGATTGGTAATGAAGTCCACCGATATTTAAGGTATTCATCGGCACATTTAGTTCGTAGAGTTTTAGAGCGTCTTTAGGATTTTTAAGTAATAAAATACATTTTTCTTTATTAAAATTTTCATTTTTCACATAATTGAGTAGTTCATCAGTGCTAAAAACATTGATTGAAACATCTGAATCTGAAAATGAAGATTCGTACAAATCTTTATCAAATTGATTGGAGGCAATTTCATCATTGCATAGGACGATACGATCTGGATGAAGATAATTTGCCCAACCCACCACAACTTGTCCGTGGATCATACGATCATCAACGCGAATTAGTAGAAATGACATGTTTCAAGAACCTTCGACACTACAATTGAATATTTCGATACCTCGTTTCCCGGCATCCACCAAACTAGCAGTAAGCTCCTTAAAATTTAATGATTCCCTCTTTGTTAAGAATGAAAGCAACATGGGTAAGTTAATCCCGGATATAATAGCAATCCGATCATGATCTCTGGTTAGCTTACAAGCAACATTCCAAGTACTGCCACCCTTTAAATCCACGGCAATTACAGCACCATACTTTAAAATATCTGAGTTTTCAAAAATGTTTTTTATTTTTTTGGTTATTTCATTCGACGAGAGATGAAGGGTTGGAATACAGTAAACATCAGGTTGATCGCCTAACATGGTTGTGGCTGCTTTAAAAAATGAACTACATAGGTCACCATGGGTGAGTAATATCAACGATACCATAATTATTAAGTTTTATCGATTGGAATTTCATTATTATTCCAAGTCATGTTCAAGATATTCTTTTCGTTTCTTGCCGTAAATCGTTTTACCTTGTGCACTCATTTTTTTCAATAATCGTTTATTGAATTCTTTGGCTGGATGAATGCCATATATTTTTAGCAGCGAATTCATTGCAATTGTTTCGATGATAACCGTTATATTCTTGCCAGGGAAAATTGGCAACCGAACCTGCGGTATTTTTATATCCAGAATTTCTGTAAAAGCATCTGTCAATCCAATTCTTTCATAGTTTTCTTTGGCATCCCATTCTTCCAGAAATACTTCAACTTCAACTCTTTTTTGCAATCTTATAGAACGAATTCCGAACATAGTTTTTACATCCAGGATTCCAAGTCCCCTGACTTCAATATGATGTTCTAATATTTCGTTAGCGGTTCCGATTAATATATCATCGCCTTTTCGTTTAATTGCAATCAAATCATCTGCAACTAAGCGATGGCCTCTTTCTATCAAATCTAATGCGATTTCACTTTTCCCTATTCCGCTTCGACCTGATAATAACACACCAATACCATAAACATCTACTAGGGTTCCATGGATCTGGGTTCTCGGAGCAAATTCATCTTCAAGAAAATTCCCGATAAACCGCACAAAAGTTGTAGTGGTTACAGGGGTTCGAAAAACAGGAATATTGTGATTATTACATAGATTGATGAGACCTTTGAAGGATTTATTTTGATTGGTTATAACAAGACAAGGAATTTCAAATTCGGTAAGTCTATTAAACGCGACTTCTCTTTCTTTTTCAGTTAAGGAATCCAAATATGCAATTTCAGTGTTGCCAAGAACTTGAATCCTTTCGTAAGAAAAAATATCCACAAACCCGGTTAATGCTAAGCCGGGTCTGTGGATTTCAAGTTGGTTTATTCTTTTTTCTAAGCCACTTTCACCCGAAAGTAGAGTGAGCTTTAACGCGCGTTTGCTTTTATCATAGAATTCATTAACTGAAATTGAAGACATATCTAATTTGTCTCTTCTTCGAGAAGTTCATGATCTCTCAAAACATCATTGATTTTATCATGTGAATGCTGTCTTGCTTTTTCCCTATATTTTTTCAACTGTCGTTCTAGTTTATTTACAGTCAAATCAATTGATTTGAAAAAATCTTCAGAGGTCTCTTTTGCTGATAAAATTATGTTGGAGGCTTTTATTGTAATTTCAGCAATCTTATTAATTTTTTCTTTAACCAGGACTATATCACAAACAACAATATTTAAGGAATGTTTTAACAGATTTAATACTTCCTTTTCTGAATATTGTCTTAGGTTATCGGGAGCTTTAAAATGCCTTGCTGTGAATGTGATTTGCATAGTCGTCTCCTTTTCTATTTGCCACATGCAATTTTGATAATTCTATAATTATACCATCATGAATTAGGAGATTTTTTATCAAAAAAATCCAGTACCTCCTTCCGGTAATTGATTGATTTAATGATCATTTTTCAAGCTCTCGGATGTGCTTGTTTATAAATTTTCACCAATTTTTCCATGCTTACATGAGTGTATATCTGGGTTGTGGACAAACTGGCATGTCCTAACAACTCTTTAACAGCTTCCAAGTCCGCTCCGGCATCCAGAAGATGGGTAGCAAAGCTGTGCCTCAGAATATGAGGACTGAGGGAATTAGCCGCAGAGATACTTTTTAAATACTGGTTGACTTTATATTGAACCTGCCGGGGAGTTATCCGCTTGCCACGCTTTCCTAAAAATACAGCCTTATCGTCAATTAGCGATGAATTGAAAACCAGGTATTTCCTCACTTTTAAATACCGTTGCAACATTTTGGCTGCATTATAACCAATAGGGAGGATCCGCTCTTTATTGCCTTTTCCATGAACCCGGATCAATCGACTTTTTAAATCAATATCCAAAATGTTTAATTTAGTCAATTCCCGTAACCGAATTCCAGTGCCGTAAAATATTTCCAATATCGCTCGATCCCTAATTCCTTCTGGAGAATCAGCATTAGGAGTTTCCAGCAGTGATAATGCTTCGGAAATACTGAGAATTGATGGCAATTTCTTGCTATATTTTGGTGTTTGAATGGTTTGTGCAGGACTTGATTCTATTGCATTTATTTTTGTCTGGTAGCGATAAAATGACCTGAGAGCAGCAAGTTTTCTTCCGATTGAATTTCGTGATACCCCCCTTGCAGTTAAATTTGCAAGAAATGCACGTATCTGATTTTTTGAAGCATTTAATAAGTATGAATCGTCACTATAAGTGGATTGAAGAAAATTTAGAAATTGCTGTAAATCAGTTGAATAAGCAATAATCGTAAATTCAGAATAATTTTTTTCAGCTTGTAATGATTTAAGAAATCTTTGTATTGATAACTCCACACTATCCTTCTTGGTTTACTAACTCTTGAACAATTTCGTATTTACATTCCGGACAGCGAATAAAGTCTCCTTTTGCTTTGGTTTGCCTTTCCTCCATATATGGATTAGCACATTGGTCACATACTTTTTTTATTGGTTTATACCATGTTGCAAAATCACACTTCGGATAATTACTGCAGCCATAAAAAATCTTACCTCGCCTGCTCTTCTTTTCAGCTATGCTTCCACTACAATCCGGTTTGGGACATTTTATATTCAACGTTAATGGCTTGGTACTTTTACATTTAGGATATGAAGAGCAAGCTAAGAAACGTCCAAACCTGCCTACTTTAATGATCATTTCAGAACCGCAAGTATCGCATTTTTCATCCGTTTTATTTTCCACTTCATCAAGATTTCGTGTAAATTTGCAGTCCGGATAATTACTACACGCAATAAATTTACCATTTCTACCCCATTTTTCAACCAACCCTCCACTACAGTCGGGACATTTTTCATCCGTTTGCTTTTGTAAAGAAGCTCTAATTTCAGATTTATCTTCATCAAGTTTTTTTACTGCAGCTTGAAATGGCTCATAGAAATCCGTCAAAACAGATTTCAAGTTCTTCTTTCCATCCTCAATTTGGTCTAACTCATTCTCCATTTTGGCAGTAAATTTGACATTGAAAATATCAGGAAAATTAGCAACCAATAATTTGTTGACAGTTCTCCCAAGTTCAGTTGGGATTAATTTCCGTTCGATCTTCTCCGTATATTTCCTGTTGATGAGAGTACTTATAATCGTGGCATATGTAGATGGCCTGCCAATTCCCAACTGATCCAGTTCTTTCACTAAAGTACTTTCATTGAACCTGGATGGCGGCTTTGTAAAATGTTGATTCTTTTCTACATCCAGTAATTTTAGATTTTCGCCAATACTTAAATTTAAAGGGAAGGGTTCTTCCGACGGATCTTTTTCTTCCTTTGCATCATAATCGTTCATATCTTCATAAACTTGTAAAAAGCCTCGAAATATTATCGTTGAACCCGTTTTACGGAACAGATATTCACCTGCTTCAATATCAACTGTTCTATTTTCATAAATTGCAGTTGCCATTTGCGAAGCTAAAAAACGATTCCAAATTAATCTGTAAAGCTTCATCTGATCGGTTGTTAAAAACTTGGCGATTTTCTTTGGTGACCATTTCATACTCGTGGGTCGTATGGCTTCATGAGCATCCTGGATTTTACCTTTTTTCTGAAAAGTTCGTGGTTTTTCTGGTAAGTATTCCTGGCCGTATGAACTTCCAATATATTCTCTGGACGCTGCGATGGCTTCTTTTGCAGTTCTAGTTGAATCAGTTCTCATGTATGTAATGAGACCCACACTACCTTCCCCGCCAAGTTCAACTCCTTCATATAACTGTTGAGCAATAGCCATTATTCTTTGACCACTAAATCCAAATCGTCTAGCTGCATCTTGTTGCATGGTGCTTGTAGTAAATGGAGGAAAGGGATTTCTTTGAACGTTTTTCTTTGATGAATTCTTTACAATAAACTCTTTTTTCCGTATATCATCGACATAATATTGGCAAGTAGATTCATCCTTAATTTTTGGATCTTTTTCTTCGATTTTGATTAGTTTAGCATGAAACGGATCGGTCTGCCCGCGGACGAATGCAGAAATTGTCCAATATTCTTCCGCAACAAATGCTTCAAAAGCATCTTCTCGTTCACATAAAAGACGAAGAGCTACAGATTGAACCCGTCCGGCGCTCAACCCCCTGTGAATTGTTTTCCACAATAAGGGACTTACCTGGTAGCCAACCAACCTGTCCATAACCCGCCGAGCTTTCTGTGCTTCTACTTTTTGGTGTTGGATTTTTGTTGGGTTGTTTATCGCTTCTTTTACTGCTGAT is part of the candidate division KSB1 bacterium genome and encodes:
- a CDS encoding Glu/Leu/Phe/Val dehydrogenase; this translates as MAHKISFFAQVNRNFDKAAVLTKHAPGLLKQIKMCNGIYHISFPLKRDDGSIETIHAWRAEHSQHKLPVKGGIRYSIEVNEDEVKALAALMTYKCAIVDVPFGGAKGGIKIDRRFYSENEIERITRRYVYELVRKNFIGAGIDVPAPDYGTGPKEMAWIADTYSALTGGRLDSLACVTGKPLAQGGIHGRIEATGRGAYFGIREACEHVEDMTYLGLKPGLGDKRVIVQGLGNVGYHAAKFLQEGGATITGIAEYEGAIFNADGLDVESVFQLRKETGSLLDFPGAKNIIPSIKVLEMECDILVPAALENQITEENASKIKAKIIAEAANGPITSEAHEMLKERNVMIIPDTFLNAGGVTVSYFEWLKNLSHVRFGRMEKRFEEKTQLQLLKAMERVSGKYFSDDELKSLAQGAGEADLVNSGLEETMINAYAEIRRIKEDHNNEIDLRMATFICAIDKIALVYMEMGIFP
- a CDS encoding PTS sugar transporter subunit IIB, whose amino-acid sequence is MSFLLIRVDDRMIHGQVVVGWANYLHPDRIVLCNDEIASNQFDKDLYESSFSDSDVSINVFSTDELLNYVKNENFNKEKCILLLKNPKDALKLYELNVPMNTLNIGGLHYQSQKKELNDYIFLDNNDIHCLDKLANRGIVIEGQDTPNAKKIDVMKLIHQKLH
- a CDS encoding PTS sugar transporter subunit IIA encodes the protein MVSLILLTHGDLCSSFFKAATTMLGDQPDVYCIPTLHLSSNEITKKIKNIFENSDILKYGAVIAVDLKGGSTWNVACKLTRDHDRIAIISGINLPMLLSFLTKRESLNFKELTASLVDAGKRGIEIFNCSVEGS
- a CDS encoding HPr kinase/phosphorylase; amino-acid sequence: MSSISVNEFYDKSKRALKLTLLSGESGLEKRINQLEIHRPGLALTGFVDIFSYERIQVLGNTEIAYLDSLTEKEREVAFNRLTEFEIPCLVITNQNKSFKGLINLCNNHNIPVFRTPVTTTTFVRFIGNFLEDEFAPRTQIHGTLVDVYGIGVLLSGRSGIGKSEIALDLIERGHRLVADDLIAIKRKGDDILIGTANEILEHHIEVRGLGILDVKTMFGIRSIRLQKRVEVEVFLEEWDAKENYERIGLTDAFTEILDIKIPQVRLPIFPGKNITVIIETIAMNSLLKIYGIHPAKEFNKRLLKKMSAQGKTIYGKKRKEYLEHDLE
- the raiA gene encoding ribosome-associated translation inhibitor RaiA; protein product: MQITFTARHFKAPDNLRQYSEKEVLNLLKHSLNIVVCDIVLVKEKINKIAEITIKASNIILSAKETSEDFFKSIDLTVNKLERQLKKYREKARQHSHDKINDVLRDHELLEEETN
- the xerC gene encoding tyrosine recombinase XerC, with protein sequence MELSIQRFLKSLQAEKNYSEFTIIAYSTDLQQFLNFLQSTYSDDSYLLNASKNQIRAFLANLTARGVSRNSIGRKLAALRSFYRYQTKINAIESSPAQTIQTPKYSKKLPSILSISEALSLLETPNADSPEGIRDRAILEIFYGTGIRLRELTKLNILDIDLKSRLIRVHGKGNKERILPIGYNAAKMLQRYLKVRKYLVFNSSLIDDKAVFLGKRGKRITPRQVQYKVNQYLKSISAANSLSPHILRHSFATHLLDAGADLEAVKELLGHASLSTTQIYTHVSMEKLVKIYKQAHPRA
- the topA gene encoding type I DNA topoisomerase, with amino-acid sequence MGQSLVIVESIAKTKTINRILGKDFVVKASVGHLRDLPKKRLGVDVDNGFEPEYITVKGKGKTLQELKKTASKVTNVLIATDPDREGEAIAHHIALELKDKNGNIKRVLFNEITESAVKEAINNPTKIQHQKVEAQKARRVMDRLVGYQVSPLLWKTIHRGLSAGRVQSVALRLLCEREDAFEAFVAEEYWTISAFVRGQTDPFHAKLIKIEEKDPKIKDESTCQYYVDDIRKKEFIVKNSSKKNVQRNPFPPFTTSTMQQDAARRFGFSGQRIMAIAQQLYEGVELGGEGSVGLITYMRTDSTRTAKEAIAASREYIGSSYGQEYLPEKPRTFQKKGKIQDAHEAIRPTSMKWSPKKIAKFLTTDQMKLYRLIWNRFLASQMATAIYENRTVDIEAGEYLFRKTGSTIIFRGFLQVYEDMNDYDAKEEKDPSEEPFPLNLSIGENLKLLDVEKNQHFTKPPSRFNESTLVKELDQLGIGRPSTYATIISTLINRKYTEKIERKLIPTELGRTVNKLLVANFPDIFNVKFTAKMENELDQIEDGKKNLKSVLTDFYEPFQAAVKKLDEDKSEIRASLQKQTDEKCPDCSGGLVEKWGRNGKFIACSNYPDCKFTRNLDEVENKTDEKCDTCGSEMIIKVGRFGRFLACSSYPKCKSTKPLTLNIKCPKPDCSGSIAEKKSRRGKIFYGCSNYPKCDFATWYKPIKKVCDQCANPYMEERQTKAKGDFIRCPECKYEIVQELVNQEG